A window of Streptomyces broussonetiae genomic DNA:
GCCGCCCACGGTCAGCGGGATGAACACCTGCTCGGCGGTGCGGCGCACCACGTCGTACGTGGTCTCCCGGTTGCCGGAGGACGCGGTGATGTCCAGGAACGTCAGCTCGTCGGCGCCCTCGGCGTCGTACACCTTGGCCATCTCGACGGGGTCGCCCGCGTCGCGCAGGTTCTGGAAGTTCACGCCCTTGACGACCCGGCCGTTGTCCACGTCCAGGCAGGGGATGACTCGGACCGCCAGGGTCATGACTGCTCAGGCTCCTCTGAATGCTTCGAGTTCTACTTCGACCAGGATGCGCGGGTCGACGAAGCCCTCGACCACGAGAAGGGTCGTCGCCGGGCGCACGGAGTCGAACAGCTCCTTGTGGGCCCGGCCCGCCTCGTCGACGTCGCGCACATGGCTCAGGTACATACGGGTACGGATCACGGACTCGATGCCGAGCCCGAACTCCTTGAGCGCTTCGAGGGCGTTGCCGAAGGCGACCTTGGTCTGCTCGTACGGGTCGCCCTCGCCGTACAGCACCGTGCCCTTGAAGGACGTGGTACCGCCGACGGACACCCGGTCCCCCGCCGCGACGGCGCGCGCGAAGCCGAAACTCTCTTCCCAGGGACTCCCGCTCTGCACCCGCCGCACGGCATCGGACGTCATGACGACACAGCCTCCAAGGCCTCTTCCAGGGTGAACGCCTTCGCGTACAGGGCCTTCCCGACGATGGAGCCCTCGACACCGAGGGGTACCAGCTCGGCGATGGCCCGCAGGTCGTCCAGGGACGACACGCCGCCGGAGGCCACGACCGGACGGTCCGTCGCCGCGCACACGTTCTTCAGCAGCTCCAGGTTCGGGCCCTGCAGCGTGCCGTCCTTGGCGATGTCGGTGACGACGTAGCGGGCGCAGCCCTCCTTGTCGAGGCGCTCCAGCGTCTCGTAGAGGTCGCCGCCGTCGCGGGTCCAGCCGCGGCCACGCAGGGTCGTGCCGCGCACGTCCAGACCCACGGCGATCTTGTCGCCGTGCTCGGCGATGACCCTGGCGACCCACTCCGGGGTCTCCAGGGCTGCCGTGCCGAGGTTCACCCGGGTGCAGCCGGTGGCCAGGGCGGCGGCCAGCGAGGCGTCGTCGCGGATACCGCCGGACAGCTCCACCTTGATGTCCATCGCCCCGGCGACCTCGGCGATCAGCTCGCGGTTGTCACCGGTGCCGAACGCGGCGTCCAGGTCGACCAGGTGCAGCCACTCGGCGCCGGAGCGCTGCCAGGCGAGGGCGGCCTCGAGCGGGGAGCCGTACGAGGTCTCCGAGCCGGACTCGCCGTGCACGAGGCGGACGGCCTGACCGTCGCGGACGTCGACGGCGGGGAGGAGTTCGAGCTTGGCCATGGTCTACAGGGTTCCGATCCAGTTGGTGAGGAGCTGGGCGCCGGCGTCGCCGGACTTCTCGGGGTGGAACTGGGTGGCCCACAGGGCGCCGTTCTCCACCGCGGCCACGAACGGCTTGCCGTGCGTCGACCAGGTGACCTTGGGGGCCTCGATCACCGGGTTGTGCGCCTCAAGGGTCCAGTCGTGGACGGCGTAGGAGTGCACGAAGTAGAAGCGGGCGTCGGCGTCGAGGCCCGCGAACAGCCGGGAGTCGGCCGGGGCGTCGACGGTGTTCCAGCCCATGTGGGGCACGACCTCGGCCTGCAGCGGCGCGACCGTGCCGGGCCACTCGTCAAGGCCCTCGGCCTCCACGCCGTGCTCGATGCCGCGCGCGAACAGGATCTGCATACCGACGCAGATGCCCATGACCGGCCGTCCGCCGGACAGCCGACGGTCGACCACCCAGTCACCGCGGGCGGCACGCAGTCCCTGCATACAGGCGGCGAAGGCGCCGACGCCCGGCACGAGCAGACCGTCGGCGTTCATGGCCTTGTCGAAGTCACGCGTGATCTCGACATCGGCGCCCACGCGCGCGAGAGCACGCTCGGCGGAACGGACGTTGCCGAAGCCGTAGTCGAAGACGACGACCTTCTTCTGCGCAGCGGTCAATTCCACACCTCCAGCCGCATGACGCCCGCGACGAGGCACATGGCCGCGCCGATCGAGAGCAGCACGATCAGGCTGGTGGGCATCTTCTGCTTGACGAAGGAGACGATTCCGCCGACCAGGAAGAGGCCGACGACGATCAGAATGGTGGACAGCCCGTTCATGACTCAGAGAGCACCCTTCGTGGACGGGAGGATG
This region includes:
- the priA gene encoding bifunctional 1-(5-phosphoribosyl)-5-((5-phosphoribosylamino)methylideneamino)imidazole-4-carboxamide isomerase/phosphoribosylanthranilate isomerase PriA, whose protein sequence is MAKLELLPAVDVRDGQAVRLVHGESGSETSYGSPLEAALAWQRSGAEWLHLVDLDAAFGTGDNRELIAEVAGAMDIKVELSGGIRDDASLAAALATGCTRVNLGTAALETPEWVARVIAEHGDKIAVGLDVRGTTLRGRGWTRDGGDLYETLERLDKEGCARYVVTDIAKDGTLQGPNLELLKNVCAATDRPVVASGGVSSLDDLRAIAELVPLGVEGSIVGKALYAKAFTLEEALEAVSS
- the hisH gene encoding imidazole glycerol phosphate synthase subunit HisH, translated to MELTAAQKKVVVFDYGFGNVRSAERALARVGADVEITRDFDKAMNADGLLVPGVGAFAACMQGLRAARGDWVVDRRLSGGRPVMGICVGMQILFARGIEHGVEAEGLDEWPGTVAPLQAEVVPHMGWNTVDAPADSRLFAGLDADARFYFVHSYAVHDWTLEAHNPVIEAPKVTWSTHGKPFVAAVENGALWATQFHPEKSGDAGAQLLTNWIGTL
- a CDS encoding RidA family protein, translating into MTSDAVRRVQSGSPWEESFGFARAVAAGDRVSVGGTTSFKGTVLYGEGDPYEQTKVAFGNALEALKEFGLGIESVIRTRMYLSHVRDVDEAGRAHKELFDSVRPATTLLVVEGFVDPRILVEVELEAFRGA